The Ostrinia nubilalis chromosome 17, ilOstNubi1.1, whole genome shotgun sequence genome contains a region encoding:
- the LOC135080013 gene encoding probable Ufm1-specific protease 1: MTTSKLLVNIHEGIEIQKHLGKVYLVSGNYEYYHYLCDGFDDRGWGCGYRTLQTICSWINFNYKENGEVPSIHQIQEILVGLEDKPKSFLRSRQWIGSFEVCLVIDKLYDVPCKIVHVNKGEDLKTIVNTLVTHFEQLGSPIMMGGDIDCSSKGIMGIHVNQQGDASLLVVDPHYVGKEQSNQFLQSKGWVKWQPLNDFLSSSFYNLCLPQVRSKIKID, translated from the exons aTGACAACGTCAAAATTGTTGGTAAACATTCACGAAGGAATTGAAATTCAGAAACATTTGGGAAAAGTGTATTTAGTATCAGGAAACTATGAATACTATCATTATTTATGCGATGGTTTTGATGATAGG GGTTGGGGCTGTGGATACAGAACACTCCAAACAATATGCTCATGGATAAACtttaattataaagaaaacggtGAAGTGCCGTCCATTCACCAAATTCAAGAAATCCTGGTTGGGCTAGAGGACAAGCCCAAGTCCTTTTTGAGATCCAGACAGTGGATTGGCAGTTTTGAA GTATGTTTAGTAATAGACAAGCTATACGACGTACCATGCAAAATAGTGCATGTAAACAAAGGCGAAGATTTGAAAACCATAGTGAATACTTTAGTGACCCACTTTGAACAATTGGGCAGCCCGATCATGATGGGCGGAGACATTGATTGCTCCTCCAAAGGCATCATGGGAATACATGTCAATCAACAAGGTGATGCCAGTTTATTGGTAGTG GATCCTCACTATGTGGGTAAAGAACAGTCAAATCAGTTCTTACAAAGCAAAGGCTGGGTTAAATGGCAGCCACTAAATGATTTTTTGAGTTCATCCTTTTACAACCTATGTTTACCTCAAGTAAgatctaaaattaaaattgattga